From a region of the Drosophila mauritiana strain mau12 chromosome 4, ASM438214v1, whole genome shotgun sequence genome:
- the LOC117146291 gene encoding transcriptional activator cubitus interruptus isoform X1 — translation MDAYALPTYFPLAYSELQFLASRRAAAVAAAATVSPGLPCINQHHQTDVSSSITVPSMIPSGGPPDSIKTSIQPQICNENNLHGNAGHQHNHQPQHIHNINVTGQPHAHDFHPAYRIPGYMEQLYSLQRTNSASSYHDPYVNCASAFHLAGLGLGSADFLGSRGLSSLGELHNAAVAAAAAGSLASTDFHFSVDGNRRLGSPRPLGGSIRASISRKRALSSSPYSDSFDINSMIRFSPNSLATIMNGSRGSSAASGSYGHISATALNPMSHVHSTRLQQIQAHLLRASAGLLNPMTPQQVAASGFSIGHMPTSASLRVNDVHLNLSDSPSQITTSPTPRLGTKDVSHVPAAAFSLKNLDDARQKKGPFKDVVPEQPSSTSGGVAQVEADSASSQLSDRCYNNVVNNIKSVPGDVKVNSRLDEYINCGSISIPSNEYDCANADTTDIKDEPGDFIETNCHWRSCHIEFITQDELVKHINNDHIQTNKKAFVCRWEDCTRGEKPFKAQYMLVVHMRRHTGEKPHKCTFEGCFKAYSRLENLKTHLRSHTGEKPYTCEYPGCSKAFSNASDRAKHQNRTHSNEKPYICKAPGCTKRYTDPSSLRKHVKTVHGAEFYANKKHKGLPLNDANSRLQQDNSRHNLQENNIDSSPCSEDSHLGKILGTSSPSIKSESDISSSNHQLVNGVRASDSLVTYSPDDHAENLNLDDGWNCDDDVDVADLPIVLRAMVNIGNGNASASTIGGAVLARQRFRSRLQTKGINSSTIMLCNIPESNRTVGISELNERITELKMEPGAAREIKIPMLPNTTIGGYPEDPLQNQTSYRNTVLNKQGAVSGSMQGQSRRDSQNSTASTYYGSMQSRRSSQSSQVSSIPTMRPKPSCNSTTASFYDPISPGCSRRSSQMSNGANCNSFTSTSGLPILSNESNKSLNACISKPNLGVQGVGIYNSSLPPPPSSHLIATNLKRLQRKDSENHNFTSGRFSIPSYMHSIHIKNNKPVGENEFDKAIANNTLRRQTEPVPNLNLDPLTNIPRFSTTPHSFDVNVGKTNNIESSINKDSLRKDLCTVSIKADMAMTGDQHPNERINLDEVEELILPDEMLQYLNLVKDDTNHLEKEHQALPMWSNVSETIASNHYREQSNIYYSNKQILTPPSNVDIQPNTTMSTVQDKFAMTAIGGSFSQRQSSTLTVTNEHGHAKCESFHHHSQKYINTDIGSKQESTLRSAYQRQTEKSNYNQIIDSSMTSLPELNVDSIYPRNETENIFKVHGDHDNEIQCGIISQSQMSPSTNFNNDGQFSTVNMQPITISKLFPPEPQKIVCDTQASNTSVMHLDTYQRTLEYVQSCQNWMETNNTSTNQIQSLPGMPVNTTLWPDVSSSTHPYHGTNMVINDMTTSLTSLLEENRYLQMMQ, via the exons ATGGACGCCTACGCGTTACCAACATATTTTCCCCTTGC GTATTCTGAATTGCAGTTTTTAGCGTCCAGGAGAGCAGCTGCCGTCGCTGCAGCGGCCACTGTTTCACCAGGATTACCATGCATAAACCAACATCACCAAACTGACGTTTCAAGCTCAATAACAGTTCCATCAATGATTCCATCGGGTGGACCACCAGATTCAATAAAAACTTCAATTCAACCACAAATATGCAATGAAAACAACCTTCATGGAAATGCTGGCCACCAGCACAATCATCAGCCTCAACATATTCACAATATAAATGTTACTGGGCAGCCACATGCACATGACTTTCACCCGGCCTATAGAATTCCCGGATATATGGAACAGTTGTATTCTCTTCAACGAACTAATTCAGCTTCATCATATCACG ATCCCTATGTCAATTGTGCATCAGCATTCCATCTTGCCGGACTTGGTTTGGGATCAGCTGATTTTTTGGGCAGCCGAGGCTTGAGCTCTTTGGGTGAACTGCATAATGCGGctgtagcagcagcagcagccggaTCTCTCGCAAGTACTGATTTCCACTTCAGTGTCGATGGAAACAGGCGGTTGGGTAGCCCTCGACCACTAGGAGGAAGTATCCGTGCCAGCATAAGCCGCAAACGAGCACTTTCGTCATCGCCTTATTCCGATTCATTTGATATTAATTCAATGATTCGGTTTTCGCCAAACTCTTTAGCCACAATTATGAACGGTTCTCGAGGAAGCAGCGCGGCTAGTGGTTCTTACGGTCATATTTCTGCTACCGCCCTAAATCCCATGTCTCATGTACATTCAACTCGTCTGCAACAGATACAAGCTCATTTGTTGCGTGCAAGTGCAGGTCTGTTAAATCCGATGACACCACAACAAGTTGCTGCATCTGGATTTTCTATAGGGCATATGCCAACCTCTGCTTCTTTGAGAGTAAATGACGTACATCTTAATCTAAGCGATTCACCTAGCCAGATAACAACATCTCCAACTCCCAGGCTTGGTACAAAGGATGTAAGCCATGTCCCAGCTGCAGCATTCTCG TTGAAAAACTTAGATGATGCAAGACAGAAAAAGGGACCCTTTAAAGATGTTGTCCCCGAGCAGCCTTCATCGACATCTGGTGGCGTAGCACAAGTAGAGGCCGACAGTGCCTCTTCACAGTTATCTGACCGTTGTTACAACAACGTggtaaataatattaaaagcGTTCCTGGTGACGTTAAAGTAAACAGCCGTTTGGATGAGTATATTAACTGCGGATCAATTTCGATTCCGTCAAATGAATATGATTGTGCTAATGCTGACACAACGGATATCAAGGATGAACCTGGAGATTTCATTGAAACAAATTGTCATTGGCGTAGCTGTCACATTGAGTTCATTACGCAAGATGAACTTGttaaacatataaataatgaTCATATTCAAACAAATAAGAAAGCTTTTGTCTGTCGATGGGAAGATTGTACACGCGGtgaaaaaccatttaaagcgCAGTATATGCTTGTTGTGCATATGCGTCGTCATACCGGTGAAAAGCCACACAAATGCACG TTTGAAGGCTGCTTTAAGGCATATTCACGTTTGGAAAACCTCAAAACTCATTTACGATCACACACAGGAGAAAAACCATACACTTGCGAGTATCCGGGATGTAGCAAAGCTTTTAGTAATGCTAGTGATCGCGCAAAACACCAAAATCGAACACACAGTAATGAG AAACCGTACATTTGTAAAGCACCTGGATGCACAAAACGTTACACCGACCCGAGCTCTTTGAGAAAACATGTAAAAACAGTCCATGGTGCAgaattttatgcaaataaaaaacataagGGGTTGCCTCTAAATGACGCAAACTCTCGGTTACAACAAGACAACAGTCGGCATAATCTTCAAGAGAACAATATCGACTCAAGCCCTTGCAGTGAAGACTCACATTTGGGAAAAATTTTGGGCACGTCTAGTCCTAGCATTAAATCTGAATCAGATATAAGCTCATCAAACCATCAGTTAGTAAATGGAGTTCGAGCATCTGACAGTTTGGTAACATATTCACCTGATGATCATGCTGAAAATCTTAATTTGGATGACGGCTGGAATTGTGACGACGATGTGGACGTCGCAGACCTACCAATTGTGTTACGTGCTATGGTGAATATTGGTAACGGAAATGCGTCCGCCTCGACTATTGGAGGGGCTGTTTTGGCTAGGCAACGGTTTCGAAGTCGTCTTCAAACTAAAGGTATAAATTCAAGTACGATTATGCTTTGTAACATTCCGGAAAGCAATCGTACTGTTGGAATTAGCGAACTTAATGAGCGTATTACAGAACTGAAAATGGAGCCAGGTGCTGCTcgtgaaattaaaattccaatgcTCCCAAATACGACCATAGGAGGATATCCGGAAGACCCTTTACAAAACCAAACAAGTTATCGTAATACAGTATTGAATAAGCAGGGAGCTGTTTCCGGATCGATGCAAGGGCAGTCTCGTCGCGATAGTCAAAATTCCACTGCAAGCACTTATTACGGTAGCATGCAAAGTCGTCGTAGCAGTCAATCATCCCAGGTGTCTTCTATACCTACCATGCGACCGAAACCCTCGTGTAACTCGACTACGGCTTCCTTTTATGATCCCATTTCACCAGGGTGTTCCCGGCGCTCTAGCCAAATGTCAAATGGTGCTAATTGCAATTCATTTACTTCCACATCAGGACTACCCATATTAAGCAACGAATCGAACAAAAGCTTGAATGCATGTATTAGTAAACCGAATCTCGGGGTTCAGGGTGTTGGAATTTACAATAGTAGTCTACCCCCGCCTCCATCGTCTCACCTAATTGCAACAAACTTGAAGCGCTTACAGCGGAAAGATTCAGAAAATCACAATTTCACTAGCGGACGATTTTCTATTCCTAGTTATATGCATTCTATACacataaaaaacaacaaaccagTCGGAGAAAACGAATTTGATAAAGCAATAGCGAATAATACACTTCGACGTCAAACTGAGCCAGTGCCAAACTTAAACTTAGATCCATTAACGAATATTCCTCGGTTCAGTACAACACCGCATAGCTTTGATGTTAATGTTGGAAAGACTAATAATATAGAATCGTCAATTAATAAGGATAGCTTAAGAAAGGATCTGTGCACTGTTTCAATTAAGGCTGACATGGCAATGACTGGTGACCAACATCCAAATGAAAGAATAAATCTGGACGAAGTTGAAGAACTTATACTTCCCGATGAAATGCTTCAGTACTTAAACTTGGTAAAAGACGACACAAATCATTTGGAAAAAGAACATCAAGCTCTACCTATGTGGTCAAATGTATCCGAAACTATAGCTTCAAACCACTACCGAGAACaatcaaatatatattactccaataaacaaattttaacaCCGCCTTCTAACGTTGATATACAACCAAATACAACAATGTCTACAGTACAAGACAAATTTGCAATGACGGCGATCGGGGGTTCATTCAGTCAAAGACAATCAAGTACCTTAACTGTAACAAATGAACATGGGCATGCCAAATGCGAAAGCTTCCATCACCATtctcaaaaatatataaacactGACATTGGCTCCAAGCAGGAATCAACATTACGGTCAGCCTATCAACGGCAAACagaaaaatcaaattataatCAAATCATAGACTCATCGATGACTAGTTTGCCGGAACTTAATGTAGATTCAATATATCCTCGAAACGAAacagaaaatatatttaaagtacACGGAGACCATGATAATGAAATCCAATGCGGAATTATAAGTCAATCTCAAATGTCTCCTTCCACTAATTTTAATAATGATGGTCAGTTTTCTACCGTAAATATGCAACCAATAACAATATCCAAATTATTTCCCCCTGAACCACAAAAAATAGTTTGTGACACCCAAGCGAGTAATACTTCAGTCATGCATTTAGACACATATCAGCGTACTCTGGAATATGTACAAAGTTGTCAAAACTGGATGGAGACGAACAACACATCTACCAATCAAATACAAAGCCTCCCGGGAATGCCGGTAAACACTACATTGTGGCCTGATGTTAGCAGCTCTACACATCCATATCATGGGACAAATATGGTTATCAACGATATGACAACATCCCTTACTTCCTTACTCGAGGAAAATAGATACCTTCAAATGATGCAGTAA
- the LOC117146291 gene encoding transcriptional activator cubitus interruptus isoform X2, with protein sequence MDAYALPTYFPLAYSELQFLASRRAAAVAAAATVSPGLPCINQHHQTDVSSSITVPSMIPSGGPPDSIKTSIQPQICNENNLHGNAGHQHNHQPQHIHNINVTGQPHAHDFHPAYRIPGYMEQLYSLQRTNSASSYHDPYVNCASAFHLAGLGLGSADFLGSRGLSSLGELHNAAVAAAAAGSLASTDFHFSVDGNRRLGSPRPLGGSIRASISRKRALSSSPYSDSFDINSMIRFSPNSLATIMNGSRGSSAASGSYGHISATALNPMSHVHSTRLQQIQAHLLRASAGLLNPMTPQQVAASGFSIGHMPTSASLRVNDVHLNLSDSPSQITTSPTPRLGTKDVSHVPAAAFSLKNLDDARQKKGPFKDVVPEQPSSTSGGVAQVEADSASSQLSDRCYNNVVNNIKSVPGDVKVNSRLDEYINCGSISIPSNEYDCANADTTDIKDEPGDFIETNCHWRSCHIEFITQDELVKHINNDHIQTNKKAFVCRWEDCTRGEKPFKAQYMLVVHMRRHTGEKPHKCTEKNHTLASIRDVAKLLVMLVIAQNTKIEHTVMRNRTFVKHLDAQNVTPTRAL encoded by the exons ATGGACGCCTACGCGTTACCAACATATTTTCCCCTTGC GTATTCTGAATTGCAGTTTTTAGCGTCCAGGAGAGCAGCTGCCGTCGCTGCAGCGGCCACTGTTTCACCAGGATTACCATGCATAAACCAACATCACCAAACTGACGTTTCAAGCTCAATAACAGTTCCATCAATGATTCCATCGGGTGGACCACCAGATTCAATAAAAACTTCAATTCAACCACAAATATGCAATGAAAACAACCTTCATGGAAATGCTGGCCACCAGCACAATCATCAGCCTCAACATATTCACAATATAAATGTTACTGGGCAGCCACATGCACATGACTTTCACCCGGCCTATAGAATTCCCGGATATATGGAACAGTTGTATTCTCTTCAACGAACTAATTCAGCTTCATCATATCACG ATCCCTATGTCAATTGTGCATCAGCATTCCATCTTGCCGGACTTGGTTTGGGATCAGCTGATTTTTTGGGCAGCCGAGGCTTGAGCTCTTTGGGTGAACTGCATAATGCGGctgtagcagcagcagcagccggaTCTCTCGCAAGTACTGATTTCCACTTCAGTGTCGATGGAAACAGGCGGTTGGGTAGCCCTCGACCACTAGGAGGAAGTATCCGTGCCAGCATAAGCCGCAAACGAGCACTTTCGTCATCGCCTTATTCCGATTCATTTGATATTAATTCAATGATTCGGTTTTCGCCAAACTCTTTAGCCACAATTATGAACGGTTCTCGAGGAAGCAGCGCGGCTAGTGGTTCTTACGGTCATATTTCTGCTACCGCCCTAAATCCCATGTCTCATGTACATTCAACTCGTCTGCAACAGATACAAGCTCATTTGTTGCGTGCAAGTGCAGGTCTGTTAAATCCGATGACACCACAACAAGTTGCTGCATCTGGATTTTCTATAGGGCATATGCCAACCTCTGCTTCTTTGAGAGTAAATGACGTACATCTTAATCTAAGCGATTCACCTAGCCAGATAACAACATCTCCAACTCCCAGGCTTGGTACAAAGGATGTAAGCCATGTCCCAGCTGCAGCATTCTCG TTGAAAAACTTAGATGATGCAAGACAGAAAAAGGGACCCTTTAAAGATGTTGTCCCCGAGCAGCCTTCATCGACATCTGGTGGCGTAGCACAAGTAGAGGCCGACAGTGCCTCTTCACAGTTATCTGACCGTTGTTACAACAACGTggtaaataatattaaaagcGTTCCTGGTGACGTTAAAGTAAACAGCCGTTTGGATGAGTATATTAACTGCGGATCAATTTCGATTCCGTCAAATGAATATGATTGTGCTAATGCTGACACAACGGATATCAAGGATGAACCTGGAGATTTCATTGAAACAAATTGTCATTGGCGTAGCTGTCACATTGAGTTCATTACGCAAGATGAACTTGttaaacatataaataatgaTCATATTCAAACAAATAAGAAAGCTTTTGTCTGTCGATGGGAAGATTGTACACGCGGtgaaaaaccatttaaagcgCAGTATATGCTTGTTGTGCATATGCGTCGTCATACCGGTGAAAAGCCACACAAATGCACG GAGAAAAACCATACACTTGCGAGTATCCGGGATGTAGCAAAGCTTTTAGTAATGCTAGTGATCGCGCAAAACACCAAAATCGAACACACAGTAATGAG AAACCGTACATTTGTAAAGCACCTGGATGCACAAAACGTTACACCGACCCGAGCTCTTTGA